One Acidiferrobacter thiooxydans DNA window includes the following coding sequences:
- the kdsA gene encoding 3-deoxy-8-phosphooctulonate synthase, giving the protein MKLCGFEVGLDRPLFLIAGPCVIESRSLALETAQALKELTTRLSIPFIYKSSFDKANRSAHTSFRGPGRAAGLAILAEVRDTVGVPVLTDVHDIPEIAEVAEVADVLQTPAFLCRQTDFIQAVVAAGRPVNIKKGQFLAPADMKNVVEKARAAGGEGRILVCERGTSFGYNNLVSDMRGLAIMRETGCPVVFDATHSVQLPGGQGSCSGGQREYVPVLARAAVASGVAGVFMETHPDPDRALSDGPNAWPLARLERLLYTLREIDACVKARGLDEMTGG; this is encoded by the coding sequence TGATCGAATCGCGATCGTTGGCCCTGGAGACCGCGCAGGCGCTGAAGGAGCTGACCACGCGCCTGTCCATTCCATTCATCTACAAGTCGTCATTCGACAAGGCGAATCGCAGCGCGCATACCTCGTTTCGCGGGCCTGGGCGTGCCGCCGGGCTTGCCATCCTGGCCGAGGTGCGCGACACGGTGGGCGTGCCGGTGCTCACCGATGTTCATGACATTCCGGAGATCGCGGAGGTGGCAGAGGTCGCCGATGTCCTGCAGACCCCGGCGTTTCTGTGCCGGCAGACCGATTTCATCCAGGCTGTGGTGGCCGCCGGCCGTCCCGTGAACATCAAGAAGGGACAGTTCCTGGCCCCGGCTGATATGAAGAACGTGGTGGAGAAGGCGCGCGCCGCCGGCGGCGAGGGACGCATCCTGGTGTGCGAGCGCGGCACCTCGTTTGGGTATAATAACCTGGTCTCGGATATGCGCGGTCTTGCCATCATGCGCGAGACCGGGTGTCCTGTGGTCTTCGATGCCACGCATTCGGTGCAGTTGCCGGGCGGGCAGGGGTCGTGTTCGGGTGGTCAGCGCGAGTATGTGCCGGTGCTGGCACGCGCGGCGGTGGCGTCCGGGGTGGCGGGGGTCTTCATGGAGACCCATCCCGATCCGGACCGGGCCTTGAGCGACGGGCCCAATGCCTGGCCGCTCGCGCGCCTCGAGCGTCTGCTTTACACCCTGAGGGAGATCGATGCCTGCGTCAAGGCGCGCGGATTGGACGAGATGACCGGTGGTTAA